A genomic region of Arachis stenosperma cultivar V10309 chromosome 9, arast.V10309.gnm1.PFL2, whole genome shotgun sequence contains the following coding sequences:
- the LOC130951956 gene encoding threonine--tRNA ligase, chloroplastic/mitochondrial 2 encodes MLRSFLVRSPKMAAPFAISPLPSSTPFPFHFHKPHSTPRFASLHGTLFSPTTSSSILNLYRAKRQKCPSFITLAIATDSSIHQNQNQRGSEDKIVLPTNESSETLLRIRHTCAHVMAMAVQKLFPDAKVTIGPWIKNGFYYDFDIESLTDNDLKKIKKEMDRIIGRNLPLVREEVSRDEALRRIMALNEPYKIEILESIKEEPITIYHIGEEWWDLCAGPHVDSTGKINKKAVELESVAGAYWRGDERKPMLQRIYGTAWENEEQLKAYLHFKEEAKRRDHRRLGKDLDLFSIQDDAGGGLVFWHPKGAIVRDIIEDLWKKIHMDRDYDLLYTPHVAKAELWKISGHLDFYKESMYDQMSIEDEIYQLRPMNCPNHIVVYKRKLNSYRDFPIRVAELGTVYRYELSGSLHGLFRVRGFTQDDAHIFCLEDQIKDEIRGVLDLTEEILLKFGFDKYEVNLSTRPEKAVGDDNIWEKAISALKDALDDKGWTYQIDEGGGAFYGPKIDLKIEDALGRKWQCSTIQVDFNLPQRFDITYVDSDGESKRPILIHRAVLGSLERFFGVLIEHYAGDFPLWLSPIQVRVLPVTDAQLEYCNDVINNLKKKGIRAQVCHGERLAKLIRNAEKQKIPLMAVVGAKEVETKSVTVRSRFGGELGTMSVDDLISRINLTTENPSSIHHFDISN; translated from the exons ATGCTTAGGTCTTTTTTGGTTCGTTCACCCAAAATGGCTGCTCCCTTTGCCATTTCCCCTCTTCCATCCTCTACGCCTTTCCCTTTCCATTTCCATAAACCACACTCAACGCCGCGCTTCGCTTCACTTCACGGTACCTTATTCTCTCCAACCACTTCCAGCTCCATCCTTAACCTCTACCGCGCCAAAAGACAAAAATGCCCCTCATTTATCACTCTCGCCATTGCCACCGATTCCTCCATCCACCAGAACCAGAACCAGAGGGGGAGCGAGGACAAAATTGTTCTTCCAACTAACGAATCTTCTGAGACGCTTCTCAGGATTCGCCACACG TGTGCACATGTGATGGCAATGGCTGTTCAAAAACTATTTCCTGATGCAAAAGTCACAATTGGGCCTTGGATAAAAAATGGGTTTTATTATGATTTCGATATCGAGTCTTTGACTGATAATGATTTGAAGAAAATCAAGAAGGAGATG GATCGAATAATTGGCAGAAATTTACCCCTTGTAAGAGAAGAAGTTTCAAGAGATGAAGCTCTCAGGAGAATAATGGCTCTGAATGAACCTTACAAGATAGAGATTTTGGAAAGCATTAAAGAAGAACCCATCACGATTTATCATATTG GTGAGGAATGGTGGGATCTTTGTGCCGGACCTCATGTTGATTCTACTGGTAAAATCAACAAGAAAGCGGTTGAACTTGAATCTGTTGCTGGTGCTTACTGGAGAGGAGATGAAAGGAAACCTATGTTGCAACGGATATATGGTACTGCATGGGAGAATGAAGAACAATTGAAAGCTTACCTTCACTTCAAGGAGGAAGCTAAGCGTCGTGATCATAGGCGACTAGGGAAAGATCTtgatttgttttcaattcag GATGATGCTGGTGGGGGTTTAGTTTTCTGGCACCCAAAAGGCGCCATTGTGAGGGACATAATTGAAGATTTGTGGAAAAAAATTCACATGGATCGTGATTATGATCTTCTGTACACACCACATGTGGCAAAAGCTGAACTCTGGAAGATTAGTGGTCATTTGGACTTCTACAAGGAGAGTATGTATGATCAGATGAGCATTGAAGATGAGATCTATCAGCTTCGACCAATGAACTGTCCTAATCATATTGTGGTATACAAAAGGAAGCTGAATTCCTATCGAGATTTTCCTATTAGGGTGGCAGAATTGGGAACCGTTTATAGATATGAGTTATCTGGAAGTTTACATGGGCTTTTCCGGGTCAGAGGTTTCACTCAG GATGATGCACACATTTTTTGTTTGGAGGATCAGATTAAAGATGAGATAAGGGGTGTCCTAGATCTCACTGAAGAAATACTGCTGAAATTTGGTTTTGACAAGTATGAAGTAAATTTGTCTACAAGGCCTGAAAAAGCTGTTGGGGATGATAATATATGGGAGAAAGCTATCTCTGCTTTGAAAGATGCTTTGGATGATAAAGGTTGGACATATCAAATTGATGAAGGGGGAGGTGCCTTTTATGGGCCAAAGATTGATCTCAAGATTGAGGATGCTCTTGGTAGGAAGTGGCAATGTTCAACCATACAG GTTGATTTTAATTTACCACAGCGTTTCGACATCACCTATGTTGACTCGGATGGTGAAAGCAAGAGACCTATATTGATCCATAGAGCAGTGCTTGGATCCTTGGAAAGATTCTTTGGTGTTCTCATAGAGCATTATGCTGGTGATTTTCCATTGTGGCTTTCTCCAATACAAGTTCGGGTGTTACCTGTTACTGATGCCCAG CTTGAGTATTGCAATGATGTGATCAATAACCTGAAAAAGAAAGGCATCCGTGCTCAAGTGTGCCATGGAGAACGCCTGGCAAAGCTCATAAGAAATGCAGAGAAGCAGAAAATTCCATTGATGGCTGTTGTTGGCGCAAAGGAAGTTGAAACAAAATCAGTTACAGTTAGATCTAGATTCGGTGGGGAGCTTGGAACCATGTCAGTTGATGATTTGATTAGCAGAATAAATTTGACAACAGAAAACCCATCCTCAATTCATCATTTTGATATTTCAAATTAA